The nucleotide window TCCGCCGGGTGCGAACACCGAACGTGCTGCGTCGTTGAACTTCTCGTACTCCTCCTCGATCGTCCGTCCGAGGTAGTAGTCGACCCGCGTCCCGCCAGCGAGATCGATCGCGGGATCGATGAGATCGGTGATCTCCCGCGTGCCGAACCGTTTCAGTGCGATGTCGCAGGCCTTGAGCGTCCCAGGCACGCCGACCGCCTGTCCGAGCGTGATGCGCTCGTCGAACGGTATCGGCTCGCCGTCCTCGAGGAACATATCGGGCGTCGCGCCGAACGGCGCGCGCTCGCGGTTGTCCACCGAATAGAGCTCGTCCTCGCCCGCGTCGTAGACGAGCATGAACCCGCCACCGCCGATGCCCGACGTGTGGGGTTGGACGACGTTGAGCGCGAACTGGACGGCGACCGCCGCGTCGACCGCGTTGCCGCCCGCATCGAGCACGTCGGCCCCGATGGTGCTCGCCCGCGGGTCCGACGAGGCGACCATCCCCTCGCCGCTGGTGGCTGTCCCGACGCGATCGACTCGATCGCCGTCATCCGATTCGTCGTCGTGACCTGTGGCCCGATCGGCCGCAGCTGGGAACGCGCCCGCACCGAGTGCGACGGCCGACCCCTTCAGAAACGTTCGGCGTCGCGTTTCACTCCGTCCGGTGCCCGCTTCTCCCTGCTCGTCGACGGACTGTCCGTCCTCCACGCTCCTTTGGCTGTCATCGTCTGTCATTCACTTCCACCTCACGGCAGACCATATTAACGCTATTTGATGTATTACGCACTGGATGACATCGAAAACAACCCGTTCGGCGGCCATGGCCAGCATGCAGACGGACGAATCGTGGTGTGATAACGCTCCAGTTCTTGATCCCGTCGAATCGGTTCGGACTCCGTCGGATCTCGTTGCTGTCTTTGGGATCGTAGCGGGTCGATTCGTGGCTATATAAAATATCTCACAAAAAATATACACGGGTAGCTGTCCGAGGACTGATCATGTCCGATCTGTTGGACGGTCAGACAGCCGTGATCACCGGGGCAGCGAGCGGGAACGGGCGCGGCATCGCCCGGCAGTTCGCCGAGGAGGGCGCGGACGTCGTGGTCGCCGACATCCGGGAGGAGGACCGTCTCGGCGGGCAGCCGACGCACGAACTGCTCGAAGCCGAGACCGACGTTCGCGCGAAATACGTCGAGTGCGACGTGACCGACAGCGAATCGCTGGAAAATGCGGTCGGGGCGACCGAGGAGTTCGGCGGGATCGACGTGATGGTCAACAATGCGGGGATCATCGGTCCGCAGAAACCGCTCACGGAGGTCGGTTACGACGAGTACCGGCAGCTCATGGAGATCAATCTGGATGGGGTCTATTTCGGGACCCAAGCCGCAGCGGCGGCGATGATCAATCAGGAGGAAGGCGGCTCGATCGTCAACATGGCGAGCGCGGCCGGTTTCGAGGGCTACCCGAACCTCACACCGTACTCGACCGCGAAAGGCGGTGTTCGGCTGTTCTCGTACGCCGCGGCGGCCGATCTCGGTCAGCACGACATTCGCGTCAATTCGATCCATCCGGGTCAGATCGAGACCGCGATGACCGCCGAGGACATGGCACCCGACGACTCCGAGGGGAGCGAACGGACGGAGCAGGGCGATCAAGCGTCCCCTAGTATCCCGCTCGGTCGGCCCGGCTCACCCGAGGAGGTCGGTGACGTCGTCGTGTTCCTGGCGAGCGATCTCGCGAGCTACGTCACCGGCGAATCGATCCTCATCGACGGCGGACTGACCAACACCGGGTAGGACTCGCCGCCGAAGCCTTGAAATCGTCGCGGAGCGTGGTGAAAGTGATGGCCGAGGACGGCATACTCTCGTGGGACGAGTCGATCTTCCGTGACGAGCACGTCTTCGAGATCGACTACCTGCCCGAGACCTTCCGGCATCGCGACACGCAGCTGGAGGGGCTGCAGTACGCGCTCCGGCCCGCCGTCCGGGGCTCGCGCCCGCTCAACGCGATGGTGCGCGGACCGCCCGGGACGGGGAAGACGACCGCGATTCAGAAGCTGTTCGGCGAGCTCGACGGCCGGCGCGGGGTTCGAACCGTCCGCGTCAACTGTCAGGTGGACTCGACGCGCTACGCGGTCTTCTCGCGGATCTTCGAGCAGCTCTTCGAGTACGAACCGCCGGCCAGCGGCGTCTCGTTCAAGAGCCTGTTCAAGCAGATCACCGACCACCTCACCGACGAGGACGAGATCTTGACCGTGTGTCTCGACGACGTGAACTACCTCTTCTACGAGGGCGAGGCCTCCGAGACGCTCTACTCGTTACTCAGGGCCCACGAGACGCACGCGGGCGCGAAGATCGGCGTGCTGCTCGTTTCCTCGGATCTCGATCTCGACGTGATCGCCGAACTCGACGGCCGCGTCCAGAGCGTCTTCCGCCCGGAGGAGGTGTTCTTCCCGGCCTACGACGAGGACGCGATCGTCGACATCCTCGGCGAGCGCGTCGAGCGCGGTTTCCGCAATGGCGTTCTCGCACCCCCCGTCCTGGATCGGGTGGCCGCCCTCACCGCCGAGACGGGTGATCTGCGGGTCGGGATCGATCTCCTCCGGCGGGCAGGGTTAAACGCCGAACGCCGTGCGAGCGACGCCGTGGAGAGCGAGGACGTCGAGACGGCCTACGAGACGGCCAGACACGTCCACCTCTCGCGGCGCGTTCGCGGGCTGTCCGAGCCCGAGCGAACGCTCCTAACGACGATCGCCGACCACGACGGCGAGCGCGCCGGCGCGGTCTACGAGGCCTTTCAGGAAGCGACGGGGCTCGGCTACACCCGCTATTCGGAACTGGTCAACAAACTCGATAGCGTTGGGCTGGTCGACGCCGATTACACCACCGTCGAGGGCCGCGGGCGCTCGCGCGAGCTGTCGCTTTCCTACGATGCCGACGCGATCCGCGATCGTCTCTGAGGCCCGTCGTCGCTCGTGGCGCTTCGCTACTCGCTCCCCGTCCAGCGGAGTAGTAGTAGTGTGCCCTCGAACAGGGTGATCATCGTCGCCGCGACGAGGATGGGGGCCATCCCGGTCGGGTCGGGGCTGAACAGGAAGGAGAGCCCGAGAAAGGCCCCCCAGAAGTAGAGCCGTTTGCTCGCGAGCCAGGCCCGCGAGGTGACACCCATCATGATCGCGAGCATCACGAACAGCGGGATCTGGAAGACGAGCGCGAAAAAGCCCATCAGCAGCGTCATCAGCCCGAACGTCTCGGTCAGCCCGAACGCGATCGTTGTCACGCCCTCGGAGTACTGGAGGAAGTAGGTGAAGATCACGGGGAGGACGAGGTAGAACGCGAAACCGACGCCGGCGATCGCGAGGATGAGGCTCGTCGGCACGGCCGCGAGATAGTAGCGGCGTTCGTTCGGGTAGAGCCCGGGGCGCATGAACCGATAGGTCTGAAAGACGAAGAGTGGGAGCGCGATCACGAAACCAGCGAGCGATGAGACCTTGAGTCGGGCGAGAATTAGCGCGAGCGGGTCGTAGACGCGTGGTTTGGCCGCTCCTGGTCCCATCGGTCCCGGCAGCAGCTCGTACCAGATGAAGTTGATGAGGTCGTCGGCGACGGGGAAGACGATGCCGCTGACCAGCGCCATGACGACCAGCACGATCGCCAGGCGCTTGATCATCTCCTCGATGTGGTCGGCAAGCGGCATCTCGGTGTCGTCGATCGGCGCGCTCTCGCCGTCGGTGACACCCGTCCCCGTCGACTCGGCCATTCGATCGACGGTTTCGCGGTCAGCGTTGTAAGCCTTCTTCTCGCGGGCGCGACCGACAAGATTGATAACCGGGAGTCGGCAATCGTCTCGTAGGATGTCCGGAGCCGTCGACGACGACGTTCGCCGCTCGGTCGCGCGCGGACGGGAGACGCTGGGTGCGCTGCTGTCGGCCGCCCAGACGCATCTCCAGAAGGTCGCGATCGTCTTCCTCGTCGCCTTCCTCGGCTCGTTCTACGCGCTCTGGCTCTACGTCTGGGATCGCCTCAAAACCGATCTCTTCGCTCGACTGCCGCCCGCGGTCGCCAAACAGACCTCGGTCGTCGCCACGACGCCGTTCGACGTGCCGCTCCTCCAGGTGAAGATCGCGCTGTTCGTCGCCGCGTTCGTCTCGCTGCCGGTCCTGCTCTACTACTCGCGCGACGCGCTCAAGACCCGCGGCTACTGGCCGCGGATCGGCGGCCGCTGGAAGGCCGCGCTCGTCGTGGTCATCGCCGCGCTGTTGTTCGTTCTCGGCGCATCGTACGGCTATTTCGTCTTCTTCCCGCTGATGTTCGAGTTCCTCGCGTCGAACTCCGTCGCGGTCGGCTTCCAACCGACCTACTCGATCGTGCTCTGGGCACAGTTCATCCTCCTGCTCTCCATCTCGTTCGGTATCGCCGCCCAGCTCCCGCTCGTGATGACCGGGCTCTCGCTGTCGGAGATCGTCCCCTACGAGACCTTCCGCGAGAAGTGGAAGTACGCCATCGTCGCCGCCTTCGGCTTCGGCGCGCTGTTCTCGCCGCCGGACCCGTTCACGCAGGTGCTCTGGGCGCTGCCGATCATCCTCCTCTACGTGCTCAGCCTCGGCCTCACGCGCTTCGTCGTGACGCTCCAGCGCGGCGGGAGCGCCGTCAGCGTTCGCGGGGTCGTCCGCGATCGCTGGCTGCGAATCTTCGGTATCCCCACGCTGATCGCCGGCGGCGTCGCCGGTGCCATCGTCGCCGGTTTCGGCGGCTACTTCAACCAGGTGATCGTCCCACAGATCCCGTTCTTCGCGCCCGAGGAGCCGGTGTTCAAGTACATCGGTCCGCTGCTCGGCCTGCCGCGGGACGCGGCCATCGCGGTCGTCGCGACCGCGATCTTCCTCGCGCTGGTCGTCCTCGCGCTCGTCTACTACCTCTACCGCGCCATCGAGAGCGCTGCCGCCGAACCAGGTCGCCCCGACAGCCCCGCGACGATCGACGTCGGCGCGCTCGACGAGGCGGGCGTCCGGGCCGCACCGGCCGAGGCGTTCGCCGAAATGAGCGAAGAGGAGGCGACCGCACAGGCGAGCATGGCGATGAGCGACGGCGATCCGAACAAGGCACAGGCGATCCTCGATCGCTTCGACGACGCACAGACGCCGGACGACGAGGACGCCGACCAGTCGGACGAGGAGTTCCCCGACGAGTTCGAGCCGGCCGTCGAGGACCAAGAGACCGAGGAACCCGAGGGCAACGCGCTCACCCGGACGACCGCCGGGATGGTCGATTCGTTCACCGCCGAGGAGACGACCGAGGAGGACATCGGCGGCTACTACTACGACATCGCGTTCGTCCTCAACAGCCTGCGCTCGCGGGCCTTCCTCCTCTTCGGGCTGTTCATGGCCGTGCTCGCCGGTACGTTCATCTGGCTCTCGCAGGGCGGTATCGGCGGGATCCGGTCGGACTTCCTCACGCGACTGCCGGCGGCCGTCCGCCCCGAGAGCGTCGGCGTCGTCGAACTGCATCCTGTGGAGGCGCTCGTCTTCGAGATCAAGCTCAGCACCCTCCTGGCGGCGCTCGCCGTGCTCCCCTTCTTCCTCTACTGGGCGTGGCCGGCGCTCCGTGAACGTGGCCTGGCCGGCGGCGACAGACGGGTGCTGTTCGCGTGGGCCGGTGCAATGTTGGCGAGTCTCGTCGGCGGCGTCGCCGTCGGCTACACTACCGTGGCCCCCACGGTCATCTCGTGGCTTGCCGCTGATGTCGTCGGCTCGAACATGGTGGTCGCCTATCGGATCAGCGCCGCAGGCTGGCTCGTCTTCTTCACGACCGCCGGTATCGGCCTGCTCGCGATGATCCCCGTGACGATGGTGCTGTTCCATCGCGGGGGGTTGGTGCTCTACGGCGCGATGCGCAACCGCTGGCGCGAGGTGACGGTCGGCGTGTTCGCGTTCACCGCCTACGTCTCGCCGCGCGGCGTGTTCATGATGTTCATCATCGGTATCCCGATCATGCTCTGCTACGGGCTCGGACTCGGCCTGCTCTGGATATACACCCTCGGCGGGCGGCGGACGACGCGGAGCCAGCGCGAGAGCGCCGACTGACCGAACGGCCTATCTACCCGTGGCGTTCGCCTCCGGTATGACTCAGTATCCAGCAGCCACCACACGGAGGCCACGATGAGCGATCGCGGGGCCTCCGGCGTCCAGGTCGCGCTGATCGCCCTCTTTACCACGGCGCTCGTGACCGCCCAGCTCACCGCGACGAAGGTGCTCGCGTTCTCGATCCCGTTCTCGCTGCCGATCGTCGGTTCGGAGCTGATCCTCCCGGGTGCGTCGCTCGCCTACGCGCTGACCTTCCTCGCCTCCGACTGCTACTCGGAGCTGTACGGCCGGCGGTCGGCGCACGTCCTCGTCAACCTCGGCTTCGCGATGAACATCGTGCTCCTGGTCCTGGTCTGGGCGACGATCGCCGCCCCCGCCGCGGCCAGCAGCGCGGTCGATCCTGGAACGTTCGCCGCGGTGCTCGGCGCGAGCACCAACGTCGTCCTGGGAAGCCTGCTCGCCTATCTCGTGAGCCAGAACTGGGACGTGTTCGTCTTCCACCGGCTCAAGGAGTACACCGACGGGCGCGCGCTCTGGCTGCGCAACGTCGGCTCGACGGCGACGAGTCAGGCGATCGACACCGTGATCTTCGTCGGCGTCGCCTTCTATCTCGCGCCCGAACTGCTCGGCGTCGGCAGCGCGCTCCCGCCGTCGATCCTGCTCGGCCTCGGGATCGGTCAGTACCTGCTCAAACTCCTCATCGCGCTGTTCGACACACCCGCGGTCTACGCCATCGTCGGCTACGCACGCTCGCGGACGATGGCCGGGTCGACGGCTGGTGCCGACTAACCTTCTCTCCCCGCTCTCACTCGCCGTCGACCGACTCCAGCTCCGCCCGGCCGCTGGTCGCGCTCAGCAGTCGCTCGCGCAGCTCCTCGGCGTCGTCGCTCGGTACGCGTACCGCGAAACTCGCCCGCTCTTCGTACTCGGCCTGGAACTCCACGTCACTGCTTTCGAGGATCCCACGAACAGTCCCCGAGTCGTCGTAGTCGACAGTGAGACGAAGTCGTTCGTGCGGGCGCTGTTCGACGGTTCCGGCGTCGTCGAGCGCGAGCTTCACCGCCCGGCCGTATGCACGGGCGAGTCCGCCGACGCCGAGGTTCGTCCCGCCGTAGTAGCGCGTGACGACCGCCGCGACGTTCTCCAGTTCCTCGCGTTCCAGGACCGTGAGCGCGGGTTTGCCGGCCGACCCGCCGGGCTCGCCGTCGTCGCTCGCGTACTCCCTGAGCGGATCGGCGCGCACCCGATAGGCCGGCACGTTGTGCGACGCGTCTGGATGTTCGTTCTCGATAGCGGCGACGAATTCTTCGGCGTCGGCGACCGTTTCGGCGGGCGCGATGTAACCGATGAACCGCGAGCCGCGCTCCTCGAAGGCCGCCTCGCCGCGCCCCCTGACCGTGCGATAGGTCTCGCTCATTCGAGTTCGAGCTTGCGGACGAACGGGAGCTCGCGGATCTCGGTCAACACGTCACCGGGCAGCGGTTCGTCGGTGATGATCGACAGCCGCGGTTCGTCGGTGAACTCGGGGTCCTCGCTGATCGTCTGGCGGATCGAGACGTCGTGATCGGCGATCACGGTCGTGACGCGAGCGACGATGCCCACCCCTTCGGCGTCGCCGACTGCAACCGTGAGAACCGAGAGATCGAGCACCGGCGCGAGGTCCTTCAAACTGGGGACCGCCGAAATATTCTGAAAAATCGGGCGCAGTTCGTCGTCGTCAAGCAGCGTGTCGGTCGTCGAATCGACGACTCTCCTGTCGACGCCGACCTCGGTCGCGATCTGTGTGTTCGGGATCTCGATGCCGCCCGAGACCACCCGACCCTCCGAACTGACCGAGAAGCCGCGTTCGAGCAGTAGCCTGACGACCGCCTGCTGGCCCGGACTGCCAGCGAACTTCGCCATGATCTCGTCGAACATCACAGCGTGCCTTTCGTGCTCGGCGTTCCCTCACGGCGCTCGTCGGGCCGGGTGGCGTCGTCGAGCGCCCGCGCGACGGCCTTGAACAGCGCCTCGATCTCGTGGTGGGCGTTCTCGCCCGTCGCTTCAGTGTGAAGCGTCAG belongs to Halococcus qingdaonensis and includes:
- the tatC gene encoding twin-arginine translocase subunit TatC: MAESTGTGVTDGESAPIDDTEMPLADHIEEMIKRLAIVLVVMALVSGIVFPVADDLINFIWYELLPGPMGPGAAKPRVYDPLALILARLKVSSLAGFVIALPLFVFQTYRFMRPGLYPNERRYYLAAVPTSLILAIAGVGFAFYLVLPVIFTYFLQYSEGVTTIAFGLTETFGLMTLLMGFFALVFQIPLFVMLAIMMGVTSRAWLASKRLYFWGAFLGLSFLFSPDPTGMAPILVAATMITLFEGTLLLLRWTGSE
- a CDS encoding SDR family oxidoreductase, whose amino-acid sequence is MSDLLDGQTAVITGAASGNGRGIARQFAEEGADVVVADIREEDRLGGQPTHELLEAETDVRAKYVECDVTDSESLENAVGATEEFGGIDVMVNNAGIIGPQKPLTEVGYDEYRQLMEINLDGVYFGTQAAAAAMINQEEGGSIVNMASAAGFEGYPNLTPYSTAKGGVRLFSYAAAADLGQHDIRVNSIHPGQIETAMTAEDMAPDDSEGSERTEQGDQASPSIPLGRPGSPEEVGDVVVFLASDLASYVTGESILIDGGLTNTG
- a CDS encoding queuosine precursor transporter yields the protein MSDRGASGVQVALIALFTTALVTAQLTATKVLAFSIPFSLPIVGSELILPGASLAYALTFLASDCYSELYGRRSAHVLVNLGFAMNIVLLVLVWATIAAPAAASSAVDPGTFAAVLGASTNVVLGSLLAYLVSQNWDVFVFHRLKEYTDGRALWLRNVGSTATSQAIDTVIFVGVAFYLAPELLGVGSALPPSILLGLGIGQYLLKLLIALFDTPAVYAIVGYARSRTMAGSTAGAD
- a CDS encoding amino acid-binding protein, with amino-acid sequence MFDEIMAKFAGSPGQQAVVRLLLERGFSVSSEGRVVSGGIEIPNTQIATEVGVDRRVVDSTTDTLLDDDELRPIFQNISAVPSLKDLAPVLDLSVLTVAVGDAEGVGIVARVTTVIADHDVSIRQTISEDPEFTDEPRLSIITDEPLPGDVLTEIRELPFVRKLELE
- a CDS encoding twin-arginine translocase subunit TatC, translated to MSGAVDDDVRRSVARGRETLGALLSAAQTHLQKVAIVFLVAFLGSFYALWLYVWDRLKTDLFARLPPAVAKQTSVVATTPFDVPLLQVKIALFVAAFVSLPVLLYYSRDALKTRGYWPRIGGRWKAALVVVIAALLFVLGASYGYFVFFPLMFEFLASNSVAVGFQPTYSIVLWAQFILLLSISFGIAAQLPLVMTGLSLSEIVPYETFREKWKYAIVAAFGFGALFSPPDPFTQVLWALPIILLYVLSLGLTRFVVTLQRGGSAVSVRGVVRDRWLRIFGIPTLIAGGVAGAIVAGFGGYFNQVIVPQIPFFAPEEPVFKYIGPLLGLPRDAAIAVVATAIFLALVVLALVYYLYRAIESAAAEPGRPDSPATIDVGALDEAGVRAAPAEAFAEMSEEEATAQASMAMSDGDPNKAQAILDRFDDAQTPDDEDADQSDEEFPDEFEPAVEDQETEEPEGNALTRTTAGMVDSFTAEETTEEDIGGYYYDIAFVLNSLRSRAFLLFGLFMAVLAGTFIWLSQGGIGGIRSDFLTRLPAAVRPESVGVVELHPVEALVFEIKLSTLLAALAVLPFFLYWAWPALRERGLAGGDRRVLFAWAGAMLASLVGGVAVGYTTVAPTVISWLAADVVGSNMVVAYRISAAGWLVFFTTAGIGLLAMIPVTMVLFHRGGLVLYGAMRNRWREVTVGVFAFTAYVSPRGVFMMFIIGIPIMLCYGLGLGLLWIYTLGGRRTTRSQRESAD
- a CDS encoding ORC1-type DNA replication protein, translating into MAEDGILSWDESIFRDEHVFEIDYLPETFRHRDTQLEGLQYALRPAVRGSRPLNAMVRGPPGTGKTTAIQKLFGELDGRRGVRTVRVNCQVDSTRYAVFSRIFEQLFEYEPPASGVSFKSLFKQITDHLTDEDEILTVCLDDVNYLFYEGEASETLYSLLRAHETHAGAKIGVLLVSSDLDLDVIAELDGRVQSVFRPEEVFFPAYDEDAIVDILGERVERGFRNGVLAPPVLDRVAALTAETGDLRVGIDLLRRAGLNAERRASDAVESEDVETAYETARHVHLSRRVRGLSEPERTLLTTIADHDGERAGAVYEAFQEATGLGYTRYSELVNKLDSVGLVDADYTTVEGRGRSRELSLSYDADAIRDRL
- a CDS encoding IMPACT family protein, producing the protein MSETYRTVRGRGEAAFEERGSRFIGYIAPAETVADAEEFVAAIENEHPDASHNVPAYRVRADPLREYASDDGEPGGSAGKPALTVLEREELENVAAVVTRYYGGTNLGVGGLARAYGRAVKLALDDAGTVEQRPHERLRLTVDYDDSGTVRGILESSDVEFQAEYEERASFAVRVPSDDAEELRERLLSATSGRAELESVDGE